In the genome of Pseudanabaena mucicola str. Chao 1806, the window GGGCGACCAAATAACTCATAAATGCTCTGACCTTGGCGCTTACGGGTCAACTCAACCAGTCCTAACTCCGTCAATTGTGCGATTTGCGGACGAGACTTATCTGCTCGCAAAGCCTTATTAAAGTATTCCAATAGCTGCAACTGGTCTCGGCGCGTATCCATATCGATAAAGTCCACCACAATCACACCCGCAATATTTCGCAAGCGGATCTGACGGGCAATCTCCACCGCTGCCTCACAGTTTGTCCACAGTACTGTCTCACGAGAGGTTTGGGATTTTGTAAAGGAGCCAGAGTTAACGTCAATCACAGTTAATGCTTCGGTTGGCTCAATGATGACGTAGCCACCACTAGGCAGATCGACGCGAGGCTTAAGTGCTTCACGAATACCTGCATTGACGCGAAAATATTCCAAAATAGGGGTACGCTCACGGTGATGATCGAGCAGCAATCCACTAGGAATTTTGCCATCGCCCCAGTTAAGTAAATGTTGCTTAATGCGGCGTAAACCATCGCTAGAGTCTGTGACAATTCGATTGACATCAGTGCTATAAAGGTCACGCAATACCCGTTGTACAAAATCTCTTTCGCGATCAAGCAGAGTGGGTTGGCGCGTGGTTGCTACATCCTGCTGAATGCCTTCCCACTGACGTTGTAAATTATCGAGGTCCTCAATAATCTGCTCTTCAGGCATACCATCTGCCTCAGTCCGCACCAAAATCCCCATCCCCGCAGGTTTAATCAAAATCGCAAGAGCCCGAAGACGATTACGCTCAGACTCACTACGAATACGCCGAGATAGGTTGACCCCACGACCAAAGGGCAGTAGTACCACATAACGACCAGGTAAGGAAATATTTCCTGTTAAACGAGGACCTTTATTACCTGTTGGCTCCTTCATGACCTGCACTAACACGCGCTGTTGCGGTACAACTAGATCGCTAATCGAACCAGATGATCGCCGCATTTTTAAAGGTCCCAGATCCGTAATGTGAATAAACCCATTGCGATCGCCATCGCCAATATTTACAAAAGCCGCATCAATACTGGTTAAAACATTTTCGACAACGCCCAAGTAAACATCCCCAACTTGGTGAGTTCCTGCGGCAACAACAATTTCTTCAATTTGATCTTCACTAAACACGGCAGCAATTCGATACTGCTCGGCAATAATTATTTGCTTTGGCATTCAATTTCCTCAGAATTTCTTCGATTCAAAAGAGCCAGTCTAAGAACTTATCTGAAAAATACTTTTTTACACAAACTTTAGAAAAATGTTGAGAAAAATATTTTCAGACCCCTGTTTAAAAGCCTCAAAGAGTCATAGTGTGAGCTTTATCCAGAACATACCAATAACGAAAGTAAGAAAAAATTTCGATTACAAATAGCCCTTATCGTAAACCTAATATTTAGCCATGTACCGAGCTAGTAATTGGGCGATTTGTCTGCTCTGACATCACGATAGTTAAGACATGTTGATTTGTTCGGAATGGCTTAGATACCAAAAACTATGACGCTCTTAGGTTCATCAATAAGCTAGTTTCTATAAAAAATAGGTAGTTTACTCTATCTACTTTGTGTAAAAACTAAGTTTTAAAACCTTGTAGGCTACTTATGCTAAGTTTTGCTTATCATCAGCAACCTAATTGAGCAATACTCATGGCAATACTTATGGCAATGCAATATGAATATAGTTATTGGGAAGTTTGGTGGGGGTTCGTTAAAAGCTAAGGCTATTTCTTAGACTGACTTTTATTAAACTATCTAGAAGGTGCTTACACTATTTTCCTACAGCATTCAGACTGTAGGTGAAAGAGCGTACTTGATGATTCAAGTTTATGATGATGGTAGGTAAGCTTGATTGCTTAACTAACAGCTAAATGCACTTTAGCTAGATGCACTTTAGCTAGCAGCTAGCTTAAGCCTATCGTAGTATTATAGCGCAGCATTGAGCGTTACTATTTCTTAATAGTGTTTTAATATTACAAATAGTAATCCTAAATAATTTGTGATTTTCAGTTTTGCGGAAGCCCCAAAAAAGAGGATTGTTCCCATGAAACATTGAGGATTGCTATAGTTGTGATGGATATATGGATTAGCCCTATGTCCAAATTGAAGTGAAGATGAGGGTAAGGTTCTGAGTACGCGAGTAGTTATCGTCCGTCACGGCGAAAGTAATTTTAATATCCTGAGTAAAATTCAAGGACGGGGCAATTATGATCGCCCAGAATTGCAGTCTGTATTAACTGATAAAGGTAAACATCAAGCCAAGCTTGCAGGAAAAGCGTTAGCAAACTTAGGTATCGATATCGCCTATGCTAGTCCTCTAGTTCGCGCTCAGCATACTGCTCAGATCATTTTGTCCGAAAATTTTCAACCGCCAGTGTTAAATACCACTGAAGGTTTACTTGAAATTGATCTCTCCGAGTGGGAGTCAATGATTGCCAGTGATGTCAAAGCGCAATTTCCTGAAAAATATCATTTTTGGCAAAATGAACCAGAAAAATTTCAACTAGGCAATCGCTATCCTATTCTTGATCTGTTTGAGCAAGCTAAGGGCTTGTGGGCAGAAATCCTACCTAAGCATCAAGATAAAACCATTTTGCTCGTGGGGCACAGTGGCATTAATCGAGCGCTAATTTGCTCTGCGATCGGCATTCCCGTTAGTTTTTACCACAATATCCATCAGGCTAATTGCGCGATTAGCGTCCTCAATTTCCAAAGCACAAGCATTAGTGATGGTGTCCAGTTAGAGTCACTAAACCTTGTCAGCCATCTCCAAGAGCTAACAGAGTCACCATTGCCACCCTTCAAGAAAAATCACAATGGTCCCCGTCTATTGCTAGTGCGTCACGGCGAAACTGAGTGGAATCGCCAAAAACGATTCCAAGGACAAATTGATGTCCCCCTCAATAATAATGGTCACGCTCAGGCAAGACGTGCTAGCGAGTTTCTCGCCAAAGTCAAAATCGACAAGGCTTTCAGCAGTCCTATGCTCCGTCCCAAGGATACAACGCTAGAAATTTTGAGCAAACATCCTCATATCAAACTTGAGCTATTCGATGAACTCAAGGAAATTTCTCATGGTCTTTGGGAAGGAAAATTTGAGCATGAAATCGAGGCTGAATTTGCAGGTCAATTAGCGCTTTGGCAGTCACAGCCAGAAACTGTACAAATGCCTGAAGGTGAGAATTTACAGCAGGTATGGGAGCGCGTCGAAGTAATTTGGCAAAAAATTGTAGAGGCAGTGCCCGCAGGCGAAACGGCTCTAGTTGTCGCCCATGATGCGGTGAATAAGGCAATTCTTTGTTTATTATTTGGCTTTACCCCAGAGCAATTTTGGATCTTTAAGCAAGGTAATGGCGGTGTGAGTGTCATTGACTATCCTCAAGGCGCACAGGATAAACCAGTTTTACAGTCTTGCAATATCACCACCCACCTCTCTGAAGGCATTCTTGATCGCACTGCCGCAGGAGCTTTGTAATTTCAAGTAAATTAATCAAGAACTAGATTTTTTGGTAGCGCGGCGAAGCCGCGCTACCAAAAAATCGGGTCTTTACCCCATTTGCTTCAACCCTTAAGAGAGACGCATTTTCTGCTAATTTGGTGTAAAGGATTTATTTTTGGTATTTTGTTTTAGTACTTGGAGTTAAAAAAAATGACTATTTTATTTCAGCTTTTATTAGCTGCATTTGTGCTGTTTTCCTTCGTTTTGGTGATTGGCGTACCCGTCGCATACGCATCCCCCAGCTCTTGGAACCAAACCAAGCCCCTATTGTTTCTTGGCTCTCTAATTTGGGTAGCTTTTGTCATCGTTATCGGCATCTTAAATTCTTTTGTAGCTTAATCAATATTTGATGGAGCGCTTAGCGCTCCATCAAAGCCTTAAATTTTTATTTTTGACTTTACATAATCAACTCTATGGCTGTTTTTGAAGGTAGCTTTACCAATACTGATAGTTTGCGTTTTGCGATCGTGGTTGCGAGGTTTAATGACCTGATCGTTGGTAAGCTCCTCCAGGGATGTCAAGACTCACTATTACGTCATGGCGTTGATGTCTCCGAAAATGGAAGTCAAGTTGACTACGCATGGGTTCCAGGAAGTCTGGAAATATCAATGGTCGCAAAGGAATTAGCCCTTTCGGGTCGTTATGATGCGATTATTTGCCTAGGTGCGGTTATTCGTGGCGATACACCACATTTTGACTATGTATCCAATGAAGTTTCTAAGGGCGTTGCGGCGGCTTCTTTTCAAACAGGTGTGCCAATTATTTTCGGGGTATTGACTACTGACACAATGCAGCAAGCTCTCGAACGCGCTGGTATCAAGAGCAATAAGGGTTGGGAGTTTGGCATGGGTGCGATCGAAATGGCTAACCTCATGCGCCAGATTCGCCCTAAATCCGCATAACAATTTAGAGAGGGAGCGCGAAGTGTCCCCCTCTCTAAACTATAAATCCAGCACTTTGCCCCTGGGAGGCTTGCCAACTGCGAGCATCGTAATATAAATCTTCTAGACAAATTTCATAAAGAGCATCCTTAATCTTGCGATCAAGTCTTTGCCAAAGCGCAAATGTGACCCAATCAGAAGCTAGTTTTTCCTGTGGTTTTAATCTCGGTAATGGATAGGTATCTTCACCGACGGCGGATAATATTTCACCAAGAGAGATATCTTTGGGCGATCGACTCAATCGATATCCCCCCTGTACACCCCGCACTGATTCAACTAAATCTGCCTGACGCAGTGCTATTAAAATTTTTTCTAAATATGGAGCAGGTATTGATTGGCGATCGCTAATTTCTCTGACAGAGGCAGGCTTACGCTTGGCCCAAACCACCAGATCGAGCATCGCTTTCACGCTGTAATGTCCTTTTCTAGTTAGTTTCATAAAATCCACTTAATTTAGCCAAGATTCGCAAAGCGAATCTTGGCTAAATTTATTCACGAACTTAGATAGCGTCACTATCGACAAATTGGTAGTGCTGCAAAGTAATTTTTTGGGTAATTGTGTTGCGGGCGCGGAGCGCCCGCAACACAATTACATTGCATGACTACCGACAAATTTAAAAAAGAAAAGACAAATCAATGGGAGCAGGCAACATCTCACCACCACGCCAATCGAGGATCTGCACCAAAATTAAATAGACTAAACCCAAAATCACGGCGATAACGCCTGTTAGTACTGATATCCACTGCGATCGCTGCATAAGTAAATTTAAGTAAAAGAGTCATGTAAAAAATCTAAGGAAATCTATGTATTAGCAAAAACACACAAACTAACTGCTATTATCCCTCTTGAAATATGTTTTTGGTAGGAACAAACTTTTTCGATCATCGTCCTAAGATTTGAGTATTAGAGATGCAGATTATTTGATTTTGATGAATTCTGCTAACTATACTGCTAATTAAAGTCCAGTAGGAGCGATTGATTGATGAGTTACAGCCTATCTTGGTCAACCAGCATCGGAGGGTATACACCCTCCAACTCCGTGTCCGTTGATAAGCTACCCATCTTTGAATTGGTACAACTGTGCCAGCAAGAAGCGCAACCCAAGAGGTCTGCGTTTGCCGAGCTGATGCGCCGTAATCAATCCTATGTCGATCAAGTTTTGTACAAGCTTGCTCCTGACTGGTCAGATCGTGCCGACCTCGCCCAAGAGGTTTGGTTGCGTGTCTATCGCAATATCAAGCGTTTGCAAGAACCTGAAAAATTTCGTGGTTGGCTTAGTCGTATTGCCACCAACTTGTTCTATGACGAGTTGCGTAAACGCAAAAGGGTAGGAAACTCCGTTTCCCTTGATGCTCCATTTATGTCTAGTGATGGTGATGAAATGTCTTGGGACTTGCCTAGCTCAGCCCCTAGTCCCATCGATAATATGTCTACACAGGAGTTTTATGAGCAACTCCGTAAAGCTATTGAAGATTTGCCTTCCAGTTTTCGTGAAACTATTGTGCTACGAGAAATTCAAGGTTTATCCTATGAAGAGATTTCTGAACTAACAGGTGTATCGCTTGGTACAGTAAAATCACGTATAGCAAGAGCAAGATTGAAGCTCCAAGCGCAACTACAACCCTATTTATCTAGTATGTAAGGGGGTGTATTTAAGTTATGAGTGCTAACCAAATTTCTAATAATTCTATGATTACCCCAAATGAGCGCTTTGAGTTACTCAGTGCTTATATAGATGGTGAATTAACTGAGGCTGAAGAGCAACTCGTTGAGCAATGGCTATCTGACGATGTTGATTTTCGTCGCATCTATCTGCAACAAATGAAACTGAGACAATCGCTAATTGATTTGCCAGTACCAGTAGCTACCAATTCCTCTGCAAAAAAAGAAACTGAGATCATGATTGATCGTGTCTTTGCAGAAATTGACAAGCGATCGCAGCGCCGTAAATGGAAAATTGCAGGTATTGGTATATCTGTGGCGGCGGTGGTTGGTGTATTTGGATCACTATTTACCTTAAGTTCATCGCCCCAATTTAGCCCAGTTGCTAATAGCGTTAAATCACCTGCTCCAGTAGTCGAGGAACCAGTACTCATTGCTATGGAAGAACCACTAGTACCATTGCCAAAGTCAATGAATAAAAAGTAAGGGACTCGCTGAAAGAATCTGCCCTTAATTAGGAATGGCTTTGACGGTTTTCCGTTAATTGCGGAAATTAACATAATTGGAATTTTTTTGTAGAATCTAAGTATTATTGGTCGCAGAAATAGCTATGAGAGACTCAAATAAAAAATCTCGTTACAAGCAACCCTTGATCTATGCTTCGATGCTACTGCTAGGCGTAATTTTAGGTGCATGGGCAGTTGTTTCTGGAGTGCGATCGCCAAATATGACAGTTGTTACCCCTTTGCCTCAAGTTGCCTCAGTATCCCCTGCAATCGCCCAAGATAGCGATAAAGCGAAATCTATTGCCGTCCCCCGCAATTACGTTGTTGATGCTGTAAATCGCACTGGTCCTGCTGTGGTCAGAATTAACGCTTCACGCACCGTTACCAACAATCAACAAATCCCCGATGTTTTCCTAGAAGATCCGATGTTTCGTCAGTTCTTTGGCGATCAGTTGCAACGGATGCCAAGGGAACGAGTTGAGCGCGGCACTGGTTCAGGTTTTATCATCAACAAGGAAGGCGACATTATCACCAATGCTCACGTTGTGAGTGGGGCTGATAAAGTGACCGTTATCCTGAAGGATGGTCGCCAAATAGAAGGTAAGGTAATTGGTAGCGATGAACTTACGGATGTGGCGGTTGTCCAAGTTAAAGCTGATAACCTACCAACAGTTAGTCTTGGCAGTTCTGCGAGTTTGCAACCTGGAGATTGGGCGATCGCGATCGGTAATCCTCTTGGTCTCGACAACACGGTAACTGCAGGCATCGTCAGTGCGATCGGTCGTAAGAGTGGGCAAATAGGTGTAGACAAACGTGTGAGCTTCATTCAAACCGATGCAGCAATTAACCCTGGTAACTCAGGTGGTCCTTTGCTCAATCAAAATGGTGAAGTCATCGGCGTAAATACCGCCATCATTCAAGGCGCACAGGGTTTAGGTTTTGCTATTCCCATCGAAACTGCCCAAAGAATCTCCAAGCAACTCATCCAAAATGGCAAGGTCAGCCGTGCTTACTTGGGTATCCAAATGGTAACGGTTAATCCTAATGTGAAAAAACAAGTCAACCAAGACGCAAATTTAGGTATTCAAATCTCTGAAGATACAGGGGTATTGATTACTAGAGTTGTGGAAGATTCCCCTGCAGCAAGAGCGGGTGCTAAACGTGGTGATGTGATCGTCAAGTTTGATAATCAAGAGATTATCACAGCGGATCAAGTTACCCAACTAGTAGAAGATCGTGCTGTTGGTGACAAAATTCGGATGGAAGTGAAGCGAAACGGGCAAACCATATCGCTTAATGTCGAAGCGGCTCAATTTCCGCAAAAGTTCCCTAATTAATTTTGATATCTCATAAAGTGGAGAGGTGAGTGCTAATCACTCACCTCTCCACTTTATGAGAATAAACTGATGAATAAATTTATTGGTTGGCTTAGTGCTTTGCTCCTGATCTTTTTGGTAGGATTTGGATTAGCTACTCAATGGCTCAATTTAACCTTTGGCAGTTTCCTTATATGAGCAGTTTGCCGATGAAACAAGAAAGGATTTAGCAAAACTAGGGGTAAATATTGAAAACTTGAGGGCAACTAATGAACGTGATCATGATCGCCTGTCACGGGAGTCACGACAAGCGATCGCCCAATTGAGTACTGATAGTCAAGTTTTAGAGCATGTTCGCGAAATTATCCGTTTCTTTAAAGGTGCTTAAATTCAGTAAAACAACACATCTTGCTAGAATGGAAATCTTGTTATGGGTAGATAAAACAACATTAGTAGATGTTTTGCTCCTTAAAAGGTTGCTTCTTGCTCTCGCAAACATACAACCTTAACGAAACGCGAGTTCGGGATAATTTAAAATAGGCTTTGAGAGAGGGTTTGCGTAGCAAACCCTCTCTCAAAGCCCAAAAGTAAAAGTCTTACTAAGCAAGGCTTTTACTTTTGGGCTTTTAAAATTTGCTAGCTTAACTCAAACTGACGTTAACAAACTTTATTACTGATCACCTCTATTTCAGTTATTTCGAATGAGTGATGGTGATACCGAAATAGACAAAAGTACCAATGGATTGCAAATTAATGGAGAGCACCGTGATCAAATCAAATGAGATGTTAGTGGCTTCGACTTCACTCAGCTATAGCGGTTTTCAAATGAGTACACACTCATTTGAAAACAAAAAATCAGTCCCAGTAAGAGTTTTGAGTTTTCATTTTGCCTACGGCAAAATGAAAACCGATATAGCGGTTTATAGATGGCTGAGTGATGTCGAAGTTGTAGTTTTTATTTGAATTATCTGTAACTGCATCAAATTTTTACCAAATGGTAAAAAACAATCCATATCTGCTGAAGAATGTCGGAAAGTCAGTAAATAGAACCGCTAGACTCAGCCAAAGCACAAAACAAATCCTCGTTAAGTTGAGCGCCTGTTGAATTTTGGACGTTGTGATCTCATCAATTACATCGCCTAATAGGGGCTTGTACTTGACCATCCCGCTATAACGATTTTCGCCGCCCAATTGCACTTGCAAAATGGCAGCATAAACACATTCACTCCATCCCGAATTAGGACTCGGATCTTGATGGGCATCGCGTTGGCAAATTTTCCACACAGCAATTGGTTTTCCAGAGACTAGGGCTAGAGTAATCACAGTTAGGCGACAGGGCAGCCAAGTCAACACATCATCAGTTTTGGCGCTAAACCAACCTAAATCGCTATAGGGTGCTTCACGATAGCCTACCATCGAGTCAAGGGTGCTAGATGCTTTGTAAGCGATCGCCAGAGAAACACCACCATAGGGAAATAAACAGGAACCAACCAAGGCATAAAACAAGGGTGATGTCACAGCATCGATCGCATTTTCGGTAACAGTCTCGAGTACCGCCCGTAAAATCTCTAGTTCTGACAAGTCATCAGTATCGCGCCCCACATAGCGACTGAGTTCTTGACGAGCTTGCTCAAGATTTCCTGTTGACAATACTTTTAAAACGGATTCGGCAGCTTCACGGAGGCTACGCCCCGCAAAACAGGCGGCTAATAAAATACTGGATAGGGCGATCGCGAATATAGTGTGAATTTTGGAAGCAATGAAGAGCATCAGCCAAGTTATTGCCCCGCTTCCTACAACCATACTGATACCTAAGACAAATCCTGCAATTCTCATCATCAATGGCAAAAATCGAGGAATCCGCTTATGAGTGGCAGCATCGTCAATAAAGACCAAATTAGTAAATCGGGAAATCATCCAACCCATCACCTGTACTGGATGTAACCAATTCACAGGATCACCTATTAAGCGATCGAGAATTGCCGCAAAAATTAAAATTAGAAAATTAGGAGATAGTTCTAGCACTAAAAGTCAATGATAAGTTAGGGTAGACGGTGCAAAGCGCTGCCTATCCTAACTTATCGTAATAATCTTATGAAAGCCATCTCTGTTTTAGGAACTTCATCAAATGCTGGTAAAAGCTGGATGGTGACAGCGTTAGGGGCTTGGCTACGACGCAATGGTATAAAAGTTGCTCCCTTTAAAGCCCAAAATATGTCGAATAATTCCTATGTCACTTTAGAAGGTGGGGAAATTGGTCGAGCGCAAGCTGTGCAAGCGATCGCCTGTAGAATACGACCCATAGCCGAAATGAATCCGATTCTGTTAAAACCATCGGGAAATGGAACTTCGCAATTAGTGCTATTAGGAGAAGCGCGTCAACATATTGCTGCCGTTGATTATTATCGGCATATTGAAACTCTTTGGGAAACTGTGCGCGATACTCTCGAATTTTGGCGCGATCGCTGCGATGTTTTATTACTTGAAGGTGCAGGCAGCCCCGTGGAGCTAAATCTTATGCAGCGCGATCTCGTAAACTTACGACCGATTGTATATTTACAAGGAAGGTGGCTATTAGTTGGCGATATTGAAAAAGGGGGGGTATTCGCCCAGATTATTGGTACACATCACTTGATTCCTCAATCTGCGAAGGAATTAGGATTAGGGTTTATTGTCAATAAATTTCGGGGAGATTTGCGCCTTTTTAGCGATGCCGAAAAACACTTTCGTGAACATATACCACACTTGCCCTATTTGGGAGTTCTTCCCTATGCCACAGAACTCCAGCCTGAGAGTGAAGACAGCTTATGCAGTGAAGCGGAATCTAAAGGGAAAGGCGCAAAAATTGCATGGATTCGGTTTCCCCATTTATCGAATTCTCAAGACAGCCAACCTTGGCAATTAGATTCAGGAATTGAGACTGTTTGGGTAAAAACGGTTGCGGAACTAGAGAATGCGCGGATTATCGTACTCCCCGGGAGTAAGAATACTCTAAGCGATTTGCAATGGTTGCGAACTACGGGGTTAGATCGCGCAATTCTCAAAGCTCATCAACAGGGCATACCGATAGTCGGCATTTGCGGCGGCTATCAGATGTTAGGAAAATATCTCTGCGATCGCGAAGGTATTGCTGGTACATCAGGGGAAGTCGCAGGGCTAGGACTATTACCTATTAGTACAGAATTTCTCGCATCAAAGCAGGTGCGTCAAGTACAGGCAATTTGGAAATCAGCAAAATCTTCTGATCAATGGATGGCGTATGAAATCCATATGGGAGTGACTAAACTAATTGATGGCGTGGAACTCGAACAGGTAAAGCCTTTACTGCAAGTGCTACAAACAGATAGCGATCGCCAATATTACGATGAAGGGATCAATGGCGATCGCGTTTGGGGTACTTATTTACATGGTCTCTTTGAGTCAGCCTATGCTCGTCAATCCTTAACTCAATTAGCCAATATTTCGCAACATCAACCTGCTGCTATCTCTTGGCAAGAACATCAACAAAATCTCTATAACTGCATGGCAGATCTCCTAGAAGAACATCTAGATCTCTCGATAATTTCCCGCTATCTATAGCTAACCGCAGCTATACAGCGCTTCACGCTTCCAAAAATATTTCTGTACTACTCAAAGTCTTAACAGGCTATAAGGGGCTTGCTATTAATTAACGTCAGTTCGGGTTAAGCTGGCAAATTTTGAAAACCCAAAAGTAAAAGCCTTGCTTAGCAAGGCTTTTACTTTTGGGTTTTGAGAAAGGGTTTGCGTAGCAAACCCTTTCTCAAAACCTGTTTCAAATTATCCAGAACTCGCGTTAATTAAAAGTACCTGTGGCTTTGAATTTGCTCAGCCAACGTTATCTGAGCAAATTCAAAGCTAGATAACTTTGGTGGGACATTTTTTATCCGCAATAGCCTTAGCTTGGTAAGAGAAAAGCACCCATAGGGTGCTTTTCTCATTAATCTTTGAAACTATTAGAAGCGAGGTCAAGGGTGACTTGGCTCATTTGTAAATAATCCATTGGATCAACGGCATTTTTACCATCGGGCTGTACTTCAAAATGGAGATGTGGACCAGTACTGCGACCTGTTGTGCCAACTTCAGCGATCGCTTGTCCCCTATTAACTACCTGTCCTTTAGAGACATACACCCTACTAGTGTGGGCATATAGAGTCACCGAGCCGTCACTATGGCGCAGTTCAACAATATTACCGTAACCACCATTTGTCCAACCTGCCTCAGTAACCACACCATCCGCCGCCGCAAAAATTGGCGTGCCAGTGGGAGCCGCAAAGTCCACCCCTTTATGCATTCTTTTTTCTCCCGTGACAGGATGCACCCGCCAACCAAATCCTGAACTAATGACCGCCCCTGTAATCGGTAAAACAAAACTAGAAACGCTATTCAAATC includes:
- a CDS encoding cobyric acid synthase — protein: MKAISVLGTSSNAGKSWMVTALGAWLRRNGIKVAPFKAQNMSNNSYVTLEGGEIGRAQAVQAIACRIRPIAEMNPILLKPSGNGTSQLVLLGEARQHIAAVDYYRHIETLWETVRDTLEFWRDRCDVLLLEGAGSPVELNLMQRDLVNLRPIVYLQGRWLLVGDIEKGGVFAQIIGTHHLIPQSAKELGLGFIVNKFRGDLRLFSDAEKHFREHIPHLPYLGVLPYATELQPESEDSLCSEAESKGKGAKIAWIRFPHLSNSQDSQPWQLDSGIETVWVKTVAELENARIIVLPGSKNTLSDLQWLRTTGLDRAILKAHQQGIPIVGICGGYQMLGKYLCDREGIAGTSGEVAGLGLLPISTEFLASKQVRQVQAIWKSAKSSDQWMAYEIHMGVTKLIDGVELEQVKPLLQVLQTDSDRQYYDEGINGDRVWGTYLHGLFESAYARQSLTQLANISQHQPAAISWQEHQQNLYNCMADLLEEHLDLSIISRYL